The DNA region TCGTGTTGGGGGAGTGGGGTGGCACCGCGCTCGGTACGTCGCCGGGCCTGATCACGTCGCTGCGTCGGCAGACCGCCCACGAGAACGTTACGGTGAGGCACTGGTGTGTGGCCGCGCTCCGGCGCTTCGGAAACCGCGCGGCGGCGGCCGTGCCCGAGTTAGTCGTCTGCCTGCGCGACGCCGACGACGGCGTGCGATCCGTCGCCGCGCACGCGCTCGCCGAACTCGGTCGCAACGCGGAGAGCGCGATTCCGGCGCTGGTCGAAACGATTCACGATTCGAACGACGACGTGCGGCGCGCGGCGATTTCCGCCATCGCGCGAATCGATCCCCACGGCCAACACGCCGTGTCGGAGATCGCGCGCGGACTGGACTCGTCGTCCGCGCGCGCGCGTATGCACGCCGCGGAGGCGCTGGGCGGATTGCGCATCGCTGCGTCTTCCGCCGCGCCCGCGTTGGTGACGTGCCTGCGCGACGACAATGCCGGCGTCCGCGTGAAGGCCGTCGCCGCGCTGTCCCGCGTGCTTCCTGCGGAACAATATCTCCTCAATGCGCTTGGCGTCGCGCTGCACGACGCGGAAGAGGAAGTGCGCGTCGAGGCGTTGAACTCGCTCGAACGATACGAACACGCCCCGCAAAACGTTGCGCCGCATCTCATCGCCGCGTTGCGCGACCGCGAGTCGAGCGTGCGTTTTCGCGCGATCGAACTCTTGCAGAAATTCGCGCCGGACCTTGGGCCGATGATTCCCGCGGTCAGCGTGGCCATCGGCAATTGCCTGCGCGATCCGTCCGAACTGGTGCAGATGCGCGCCGTGCGCGCCAGCGGAATGATCGCGCATTGGACGCACCGCGCCGATCCGCGCCTCGTGAACGCGCTCTACGATTCCGAGGCTACGGTCCGCCTTGCCGCGACGCTCGCGCTCGCGCGGTCGCACAACGATCCCTCGGCCGTTGACGCGCTCCGGTTCCGGCTCGCGGACGATCACGCCGAAGTGCGCGTGGCCGCGTGCCGCGCGTTGATCGAGTGCGGCGAATCGGCGAGCGTCGTCATTCCCACGCTCATTCACGAACTCTCGGACTCGAACCCCGCCGTGCAGCTCGATGCGATCGCCGCGTTCGACCTGTTGGGAGAGAGGGCGCGTCCCGCGCTGGATGCGTTACGCGCGAAGACTGTCGACAGCAACCCGGACGTGCGTGCCGCGGCGGCACGCGTCGTATCGAAGATTGCTGAAAGGGACTCAATCGAGCGCCAGTGATAGCTTCGTTTCCGATCCCGCCCGAATCTCGACGACTTTGTGCGTGTAACGAAACTCGCGTTCACCGCTCTCATCGAACCGCTCCGAGAGCGCCAAGATGGTGTACTCGCCCGGCTCCAGTCCACGCATGGTGAACGTGCCTTCGTTCGTGAAGCGCGCCTCCCCATCGGCTATGCCGCCGTAGTCGTACAGGTCGTCTTCGGTCACGTTGGCAAAATTGAGCTTGCCCTTCATCGCGAACACGCCGCCTGACTCGCCTTCACGCAGGCCGGTAACGGACCCCGAGAGTGTGCCAGCCGTTGCTTTCGCCGGCGTATCGGCACGCGTTGCCGGCGCCTTGCGCAGTTGTTTCGTGATCGCTTCCGCGAAGTCGGCGGGCTTTCGCGAAGCAACCGGCTCCAACGGCGAACGCACGGCCGGAACGGACGTCCGGCTCCCCTCGGGCGTGAGCGACCGGCGCTCATCGTTGCCGGATTCGGGTTGGGGTAGTTGAGCCCGGCCGGAGTTCCGCGCCGCCGCACCCGACTGTTCGGGCTGCGCCGGCGCAGTGCGCAGGTAAAGCACAATCGCGGCAAATATCGCGATCGCTACTGCGACGACTACCGCGCGCCCAAACGAGTTTCGCATCGCGCCTTTCTCGACCGTTCGCCACTGTGGCCGACAACGGCTCTCTACCTGTTACGATGACATCAAGCGCCACTTTCGATCACAAAAAAATGCCGCCCCGGGACGAATCGAGCGTCCCGGGGCGCGTTCACAATTGGAAATACGCAGCGCTATTTTCTCGCCGGACGGCTGAACGTGAAGTCCTGCGTCGCGCCGCCTTCGGCCACTTTCACCGTGGCAGACTGCTTGCCCAGCCGCTCGTGGTATGCCGTGATCTCGTACTCGCCGGGATCGAGACCATCGATCGAGTACACGCCGTCCTCCTTCGTCACCGCGAAGAACGGATGCGCAACCACGGCGCAGTATGCGCCCATCCACGGATGAATGTCGCACTTGAACTGGAACGGCGCTTCCGCCTTGTCGAAGGTCACTTCCATTTCTTTCAAATTCGCTGGCATCGCAACGTTGTTCGGCTTGTTGGTTTTCGGCAGGTAGTTCACGTTGTGCAGAATTCCGTCGGGGTTCAGAATCTTCAGCTTCTGCCCGACGCGAATCGCGAACATGTGCGGCGCGTACCGGCAGCCTTCCTGCGTGAGCACGATCGGGTCCGTGGGAACCGGATAGTCCTTCGCGGGCACGCCCTTGGTCACTTCGACGTAGATGTTGCCGAGCGTCTGCCCGGGACCCATCACAAGCACTTCGTTCACGATCGGTTTGTCCTTGTGCATCGCGTGGCACTCGGGGACCGCGCTCGTGTCGATGGGTTTCATTTCCGGCGCCTCGCCCTCGAACTTGATGGTGCCCGTGATCGCGCCCGCATGCGCCGACACCGCCGCACCCAATGCGACCACGCCCGCGGCGATCGCGTGTTTGAATCGAATCATGATCGTCAATCTCCTTAGAACTAATGCAGCCTGGGGCAAACACAAAGCGACATGCTAACAAACCCCGGGGCGCACCGGCAATGGGCCGGAATACGGCATGCGCTGGAATACGGCGCGGCGCCGAGGAGGAGATTCAAAGGAGGGACAGGAGAGAGCGAAATACGACCTATGGGACGTATAGGTCCTATGCGAGGGCCACCGTGTTCCTGTATGATTGGCTTACTTGTTCTAGGCCAAGTCATTGGGAAGCCGTACTGATGGCCGAATCCTTTATTCCGCCGCATGGTGGCTATGAAAGTCTGCTTTCATATCAGAAGGCGTTGGTCGTCTACCAAGGCACCGTTCGATTTTGCCAGCGGTTTATCGACAAACGCGACCGCACCCACGATCAAATGGTTCAAGCGGCGCGCTCCGGCAAACAAAATATCGTCGAGGGAACGCAGATTTCGGGAACGTCAAAAGAAGCCGAAATTAAGCTCTTGAATGTAGCCCGCGCTAGTTTGGAGGAGCTTCTTGAAGACTACAAGGATTTCTTGCGTACGCGCAATCTTCCGTTATGGGACAAGTCGAGCCGTGAAGCGTCGTTCGTGCGGAAAATTGGGGCAAACAAACATACAACCTATGAGTCCTATCGGAGCTATATAGACACGCGTCCGGCCGAAGTAGTCGCCAACATCCTGATCTGCGTCATTCACCAGGCCAACTATCTCCTCGATCGACAACTCCGCCACCTCGAATCGGCCTTCCTCAAGGAAGGCGGCCTCCGCGAACGCATGACCCGTGCGCGTCTCGCCGAACGCGATCGACAGACACGCAAGTAGCGCCTCCGCCGTCCGCTCGCCCATACTTTCCGTACACTCTGTTCCTCCCTTGGGTCCTTTTCGTCCCTTCCCTTGCATTACGCCTTCCGTCATCGCAATACTTTCCGCTTCAAACCCGAAAGGATATTCTCGTGCGTCATACTCTCGTCTGCGCTGCCTTTCTGATGGCAATAACCGCCGTCGCCCAAGACCCCGCCGAACACGACAGCATCGACCGCGACTACAGCTCCGAGCTACCGCGCATCGCGCCGACCGAGCCCAAGGACGCGGCCGGCGCCTTCGAAGTGAAGCCGGGATTTAGGATGGAACTCATCGCCGCGGAACCGCTGGTGCGCGATCCCATTGCCGTTGCGTTCGACGAAGATGGCCGAGCATACGTCGTCGAAATGTGCGGCTACTCGGAAGAGCGAGACGAAGATATCAGCGCCATCGCGTTGCTCGAAGACACCGACGGCGATGGCAAGTTCGACAAGCGTTACGACTTTCTCACCGGCCTTAAATGGCCGACGGCCGTCGCCTGTTACGGCGGCGGAGTTTTTATTGGTATTCCGCCCGATCTGATCTACTGCAAGGACACGAACGGCGACGGCGCCGCCGACATCAACGAAACCGTCTACACAGGCTTCAACTGGAACAACGTGCAAGGCATGATGAACACGTTTCTCTGGGGGCCGGATGGCCGCATCCACGCGTCCGCCAGCAGCACCGGCGCCGAGGCGCGGCTCGCGAACGATCCGAAGGCGCCCGTCCTGTCGCTTCGCGGGCGTGACTTTGCGTGGGACCCGAAGACGCGCGCGATGTTCGCGGAAAGCGGCGGCGCGCAGTACGGCATGAGCTACGACGATTGGGGCCGCAAATTCGTCTGTCACAACAGCTACCACATCCAACTCGTGCTATTTGAAGATCGCTACACCGCGCGGAACCCCTATCTCTCCGCGCCGAACCCTCGCGTCGACATTCCCGTGGATGGTCCGGCGGCGGACGTGTTTCGCATCAGCCCGGTCGAACCGTGGCGCATCGTCCGCACGCGGCTGCGCGTGAAAGGCATTACACCCGGCATCGTCGAAGGCGGCGGCACGCCCGCGGGCTACTTCACGAGCGCGACGGGAATTACGATCTATCGCGGCGACGCATGGCCCGACGAGTACCGCAATAACGCGTTCATCGGCGACGTGGGCAGCAACCTTGTTCACCGCAAAGTAATGGACCCCGACGGCGTCAGCTTGAAGGCCCACCGCCCCGCGGGCGAGGAGAAAACCGAGTTTGTGCGCTCGACGGACATCTGGTTCCGTCCCGTGCAGTTCGCGAACGGACCGGACGGCAACCTCATCGTGCTCGACATGTACCGCGAGTACATCGAACATCCCGCGAGCTTGCCGCCGGTGATCAAGAAACATCTTGACCTCACCAGCGGACGCGACCGCGGCCGTTTATGGCGCATCGTGCCGGATGGCTTCACACAACCGGAGATACCGAAACTCGGCAAGGCGTCCACCGCGGACCTTGTGCCGCTGCTCGCGCACAAAAACGCGTGGCACTTCGAGACCGCAGCACGCCTTATCTGCGAGCGGCAGGACAAGAGCGTCGTGCCCGCGCTTGAAGACCTTGCGAAGAAATGCCCCGCCGAACTTGGACGCAAGAACGCGCTTTATGCGTTGAGCACGCTTGGCGCGCTAACGCCCAAGCTGGTGCTGGATGGTTTGGGCGATTCGTCGCCGATGGTGCGCGCCAATGCCGTGCGCCTCGCGGAGGCGTTCATCAAGGACGCAGAGGTGTTGGCAAAGCTCGTATCCATGACCGCGGACGACAACAACCTCGTGCGCTACCAACTCGCCTATACGTTGGGCGACGCGTTGCACGCGGACGCGTATGGCGCGCTGGTGGAACTCGCGAAGAAAGACGGCGCGGACAAGTGGGTGCATTTCGCGGTTCTGAGCTCGTCGTTCGAGGGATCGGCGAGCATGCTCGCAACGTTGCTTGCCGACGACGCATATCGCGCGAAGCCGGAAAGCGCGTCCATGCTCGCGTCGCTCGCGGAACAGGTCGGCGCGCGCGGGATCGATCTTGAGATTACGTCAACGCTTGCCGGCATCGACGCGCTGCCCGGCAACGAGTCGCCGCTCGCGCAGGCCCAGGTGCGCGCGCTCATGCAGGGATTGACCATTGGCGGTAAGAGTGCGCAGGCGAAGGACATTCTCGCGAAGTCGCAGAAGGCCCAGGCGCTGTTGGCACAATCGCTCGAGAACGCGCGCAAGACCGCGCCGGATGCAAACGCGGACGTCGCCGCGCGCGTGGACGCCATTAAGACGCTCGGGTTCGACTCCTTCGAGCAGAACAAGGACGTATTGCCGCCGTTACTGAACGTGTTGCAGCCGGCGGAAGTGCAGCTTGCCGCGCTGGCAGGCCTGCGCAAGTTCGACGCCCCGGAGATCGCCGCAATCCTCGTCGCAGGGTGGAACGATTTCAGCCCGCAAGTCCGCGCGCAAACCATCGAGGCGCTGTTCTCGCGCAAGGCCTGGACGTTGAAGCTGCTCGACGCCATCGAGGCGCAGCAGATCAAAGCGAACCAGCTCGATTCGACGCGCATCCGCGCGCTGCAAACGAGCGCCGACCCCGACATCAAGGGCCGCGCGGAAAAACTGCTCGCGCAGTTCAACTACGGATCACGGCAGCACGTTGTCGATGCGTACCAGGAAGCGCTGCAATTGAGCGGCAACGTCGACGAAGGCAAAAAGATTTATCTCGACAACTGCTCGAAGTGCCACATGCTGCAAGGGAAGGGCTTTGCCGTTGGCCCCGATTTATCGACCGTCGCCAACGCGGGCGCGGAAAAAATCCTCATCAACGTGCTCGACCCCAACCGTGAAGTGAACCCGCAGTACATGAACTACACGATCGACACCTACGACCTCGAAACGCACAGCGGCGTCATCGCGTCCGAGTCCGCCACCAGCATCACCCTCAAACGCGCCAACGGCGAAACCGACACCATCCTCCGCGTCAACATCGAGAACATCCGCAGCGACAACCTCTCGATCATGCCCGAAGGCTGGGAAGAAGCCATCAACAAACAGCAAATGGCCGACTTGATCGCATATCTGTCGTCGATCAAGTAGTGACGCATACGCACTAATGCACGTGTCGCCAGTGGTCCCCGTCAATCGATTTTGTCGATGCTTGTAGCGCCCGGCTGAACCCTCCAAAGCCTTGGCGACGGTGGGTCCATCCCGGGCGGCATTCCACTGGTAGTTCATGCCGCTTTAATCTGCAAGTGATTGTAGCGCCCGGTCTCCGTGCCGGGCGGCATTTGTCTGCAAGTGATTGTAGCGCCCGGTCTCCGTGCCGGGCGGCATTTGTCTACACGTCGGCGCCCTGTTTTTTGAGGCACACCTAACTTTAAGAGGCACGAACCACTAGTGTGGAGTTCAGCTTGACCTCATGTCCTATCCAACACGCCACGATTTATAACCCTATCGGTACACGAAACTTAGCCCCGGTTTCGTCAACAGTGTACCCCTCGTCTTGCAAAAATGCTCGAGGCCGGGCAGCCCGCGATTTACATACGGATCGAACTTGCCTGTCAACTCAAAAGGGGGGTCGTTTCGCGTAGCGAAGTCGCGCCGAAAGTGCAACA from Candidatus Hydrogenedentota bacterium includes:
- a CDS encoding HEAT repeat domain-containing protein codes for the protein VLGEWGGTALGTSPGLITSLRRQTAHENVTVRHWCVAALRRFGNRAAAAVPELVVCLRDADDGVRSVAAHALAELGRNAESAIPALVETIHDSNDDVRRAAISAIARIDPHGQHAVSEIARGLDSSSARARMHAAEALGGLRIAASSAAPALVTCLRDDNAGVRVKAVAALSRVLPAEQYLLNALGVALHDAEEEVRVEALNSLERYEHAPQNVAPHLIAALRDRESSVRFRAIELLQKFAPDLGPMIPAVSVAIGNCLRDPSELVQMRAVRASGMIAHWTHRADPRLVNALYDSEATVRLAATLALARSHNDPSAVDALRFRLADDHAEVRVAACRALIECGESASVVIPTLIHELSDSNPAVQLDAIAAFDLLGERARPALDALRAKTVDSNPDVRAAAARVVSKIAERDSIERQ
- a CDS encoding four helix bundle protein, coding for MAESFIPPHGGYESLLSYQKALVVYQGTVRFCQRFIDKRDRTHDQMVQAARSGKQNIVEGTQISGTSKEAEIKLLNVARASLEELLEDYKDFLRTRNLPLWDKSSREASFVRKIGANKHTTYESYRSYIDTRPAEVVANILICVIHQANYLLDRQLRHLESAFLKEGGLRERMTRARLAERDRQTRK
- a CDS encoding c-type cytochrome; its protein translation is MRHTLVCAAFLMAITAVAQDPAEHDSIDRDYSSELPRIAPTEPKDAAGAFEVKPGFRMELIAAEPLVRDPIAVAFDEDGRAYVVEMCGYSEERDEDISAIALLEDTDGDGKFDKRYDFLTGLKWPTAVACYGGGVFIGIPPDLIYCKDTNGDGAADINETVYTGFNWNNVQGMMNTFLWGPDGRIHASASSTGAEARLANDPKAPVLSLRGRDFAWDPKTRAMFAESGGAQYGMSYDDWGRKFVCHNSYHIQLVLFEDRYTARNPYLSAPNPRVDIPVDGPAADVFRISPVEPWRIVRTRLRVKGITPGIVEGGGTPAGYFTSATGITIYRGDAWPDEYRNNAFIGDVGSNLVHRKVMDPDGVSLKAHRPAGEEKTEFVRSTDIWFRPVQFANGPDGNLIVLDMYREYIEHPASLPPVIKKHLDLTSGRDRGRLWRIVPDGFTQPEIPKLGKASTADLVPLLAHKNAWHFETAARLICERQDKSVVPALEDLAKKCPAELGRKNALYALSTLGALTPKLVLDGLGDSSPMVRANAVRLAEAFIKDAEVLAKLVSMTADDNNLVRYQLAYTLGDALHADAYGALVELAKKDGADKWVHFAVLSSSFEGSASMLATLLADDAYRAKPESASMLASLAEQVGARGIDLEITSTLAGIDALPGNESPLAQAQVRALMQGLTIGGKSAQAKDILAKSQKAQALLAQSLENARKTAPDANADVAARVDAIKTLGFDSFEQNKDVLPPLLNVLQPAEVQLAALAGLRKFDAPEIAAILVAGWNDFSPQVRAQTIEALFSRKAWTLKLLDAIEAQQIKANQLDSTRIRALQTSADPDIKGRAEKLLAQFNYGSRQHVVDAYQEALQLSGNVDEGKKIYLDNCSKCHMLQGKGFAVGPDLSTVANAGAEKILINVLDPNREVNPQYMNYTIDTYDLETHSGVIASESATSITLKRANGETDTILRVNIENIRSDNLSIMPEGWEEAINKQQMADLIAYLSSIK